A region of the Aggregicoccus sp. 17bor-14 genome:
TGGGGCGCGAGCGCCTCGGCGTACTCGGCGGCGGAGGCGAAGCGGTCCTCCACGCGCTCGGCGAAGCCGCGCGCCACCACGGCCTCCAGCGCCTCGGGGAGCTCGGGGCGCAGCGCGCGCAGCGGGCGGTAGCTGCGGCTGCGGATCGCCTGGAACACGGCCTCCGGCGTGGGGCCGGTGAAGGGGCGCTCGAGCGTGAGCAGCTCGTAGAGCACCACCGTGGCGGCCCACAGATCCAGCGGCGCCGAGACCTCGCCCTCCAGCGCCTCGGGCGAGAGGTAGTAGGGCTTGCCCAGCGTCTCCGCGCCCGAGTGCGCGCCGCCCACGCGCACGCGCGCCACGCCGAAGTCCCCCAGCTTCACCTCGCCGAGCCGCGAGATGAACACGTTGGAGGGGGACACGTCGCAGTGCACGATGCCCAGCGGCTGCCCGGCCGAGCCGCGCGCCCCGTGCGCGAAGGAGAGCGCCCCCAGCAGCACCTTCGCCAGGTACACGCCAAAGTCCACCGGCAGCGGGATGCCGCGCGACTTGCAGCGGCGCAGCACCTGGGCGAGGTCGCGCCCGTCCACCAGCTCCATCACGATGAAGTACTGGCCCGCGAGCGCGCCCACCTCGAGCACCCGCACGATGTTCGGGTGCGCGAGCGCCTGGGTGAGGTCCGCCTCGCTGAGGAAGCGCACCACGGTGTCCGCGTCTCCGGTGAGCGCGGGGTGCAGGCGCTTGAGCGCCACGGTCCAGCCCTCGCGGGGGCCGGAGAGCACGCGCGCGCGGAACACCTCGGCCATGCCCCCGCGGCCGAGCGCCGAGAGCAGCTCGTAGTTGCCGAAGAGCCGAAGGCTCTGGCGCGAGGGCGGCGGCGCGGTCACGGCCTCGCGCGCCCTCGCCGCGCCTCGGCGCGCTGCTGCTCGTCCGCGCGCTTCACCAGCGCCTTGAACTCCGGATCGTTGCCCAGCAGGCGGTTCAGGTCCGCGTCCTGGCGCATCTCGTCCGGCAGGGCGAAGCCCAGCTCCACCGCGCGCCCCAGGTCGCGCAGGGCGCTCGCGCGATCCTTGAGCCGGCTGTGCGCGCAGGCGAGGTTGAAGAAGGTGGTGGGCTCGCGGGGGTTGAGCTCCGCGGAGTGCTCGTAGGCCGCGAGCGCCGCGGGCACGCGGCCGCGGAAGAACTCCGCCACCCCGAGCAGCTGGTAGGCCGCCCAGTTGCGCTCGTCGTAGGAGATGCCGACCTGCAGCTGCTGCGCGGCGCCCACGTAGTCGCGCGCGGCGAGCAGGCGCTGGCCCTTCTCGAAGGCGGCCTTCGCAGCCTCGGGGTTGCTCGTCCCGCGCACGGGCTCCGCCGCGCTCGCGCTGCCCGGCCGGGCGCCGGGGCCCGCGGCCACCAGCACCAGCGCGCCGCCCTCCCCGAGCGCCGCCGAGCGGCACCCGGGCTCCAGCCGCACGTGGCCCGAGAGCGTGTGATCCGCAGGGTTGTAGAAGGCGAGCAGCGGGTAGCTGCGCTCCGGCGCGCACGCCGCGCCCGTCTGGCACAGGAGCACCGAGCCCACCAGCACCTGGCCCTGGAATTGGCCCTCCAGCACCCGGCGTTTCTCCTCGAAACCGCAGGCGCCTCCGCCCGCGGCGTGGCCGCTCACCCGGTCTCCCTCGCGGCTCAGGAGCAGGGGGCCGAGCGGGTCCGCCCGGTACAGGCCCTCGGGCGCGGGGGAGCCGGGCACGGGCGCCGCCGAGCCCACGGGCGCAGCGCCCAGGACGAGCAGTGCGAGCAACGGGAGGCAGGGGAGGCGCATCGGAAAGGGCTGCACCGGCGGCGAGATGTGCAAACTATCCGACAGCATAGAGGTGCCTCCTCCCCCTGTAAACGCACGCACGACGCCTTGACCGGCGGCAGAGGCGTCCTTATCATTTCAGCAGGCAGCTTGACGTTTTGCCTGTGACTTCAGGAGTTTAGAGTAGAACGGGTTGTTAAAAGGCTGTCCCCTGCGGGGCGCGTGATGCCCAGCAGAAATTCGAACCGATACGTCCACTACGGGGTCCGTTTCGGGTTCCATGTGCAAGCCCTCCCCCTCACGGGGAGAGGGAAGCCTACGGAGCCATTCTCGGGTCCCACCTGGTTTCTACTGGGTTCAATGGACGCTTGGCACACGGCCATACGGCGGGGGACTTTTTCTTCGGAGCGGCAAGGGCGTGAGCGAGACGGCGGTGGATCAGGGGGCGGCCCGGAAGGTGACGTTGCGCGAGGAGCTGACCGCGCGGCGCAAGGCGATGACGCCAGACGTCATCGACGGGCGAGGGTTGAAGGTTCAGTCTCGTTTTTTGGCGTCACCGTACTACCAGAAGGCCCGGACCGTGGCGCTCTACGCGCCCATCCGGGGTGAAGTGCCCACGCGGGACATCCTGATCGCGGCGCTCGCCGACGAGAAGGTGGTCTGCTACCCGCTCTCGCACGTCCACGGCCGCATCCTCTCGTTCCGGGCGATCACGTCCGAGAGCGAGCTGGAGCCGGGCCGCCTGGGCGTGCGCGAGCCCAACAGCGCGAGCGAGCTGGTGCCGGTGGACCAGATCGATCTCTTCGTGGTGCCGGGGCTCGGCTTCACGCGCGACGGCAAGCGCCTGGGGCGCGGGGGCGGCTACTACGACGCCACCCTGCGCGCCGCGAGCGCCCGCAGCCGGCGCGTGGGCCTGGCCTTCTCGGACCAGGTAGTCAACGTGCTGCCCACCAACCAGGATGACGTGGACATGGACCTGGTGGTGACCGAGTCTGAGTCCCTTCGCGGGCTGTGCCGCGACTGGGAGTTCGGCGACGCGTGAAAGTCCTCTTCATGGGCGATGTGGTGGGCAAGCCGGGTCTGACGGCGGTGCGCACCCTGTTGCCCAAGCTCATCGGCCGGCACTCCATCGATCTGGTCATCGCGAACGCGGAGAACAGCGAGGGGGGTGCCGGCATCTCCGGCGAGACGGCGGAGCACCTGCTGCAGAGTGAGGTGAACCTCCTCACCAGCGGCAACCACTTCTGGACCAAGAAGCAGATCCTGCCCTGGATCCAGGAGAACCCGGACCTGCTCCTGCGCCCCGCGAACTACCCCAAGGGCGCGCCGGGCAAGGGCCACACCGTCATCCAGACGCCGGGAGGCCGCAAGCTCGGGGTGATCAACCTCGAGGGGCGCGTCTTCATGAAGCCCCTGGACAACCCCTTCCCGCTCGCGCTGCAGCTCGTCGAGGAGCTCAAGAAGCAGACGAACTGCATCCTCGTGGACATGCACTGCGAGGCCACGAGCGAGAAGAATGCGATGGGCGCGCACCTCGACGGCAAGGTGAGCGCGGTGGTGGGCACCCACACCCACGTGCAGACGGCGGACGAGCGCATCCTCCCGGGCGGCACCGCCTTCATCACGGACGTGGGCATGTGCGGCCCGCTCGACTCGGTGATCGGCGTACGCAAGGAGCTCTCCGTGGAGCGCTTCGTCACGCTGCGCCACACCCCGTACGAGGTGGCCAAGAACCTGGTCTACCTGCAGGGCGTGGTCATCGACATCGACGACGCCAGCGGCCGCGCGCGCAGCATCGAGCGGGTGCGCGAGCACCTGCCGGGCACCTAGACGCGCTCGGCCAGTGCGCTAAAACGCGCCCATGGCTTCAGACGCGCTGCGCAGAGCGACCCCCGAGGAGCAGTTCCAGGAAGTGACCCGCGGCACGGTGGACCTGCAGGTCGCCGAGGAGCTGCAGAAGAAGCTCAAGCGCTCCTACGACTCAGGCAAGCCGCTGGTCATCAAGGCGGGCTTCGATCCGACGCGGCCCGACCTGCACCTGGGGCACTCGCTGCTGCTCACGCGCATGCGGCGCTTCCAGGAGTTCGGCCACACGGTGGTGTTCCTGATCGGCGACTTCACCGGGCTCATCGGTGACCCCACCGGCAAGAACGCGACCCGCCCTCCCCTCACCCGCGACGAGGTGGCGGCGAACGCGGAGACCTACAAGAAGCAGGTCTTCAAGGTGCTCGACCCGGCGGTGACGCAGGTGCGCTTCAACTCCGAGTGGCTCGACAAGCTCGGCACCGAGGGCACCATCCGCCTCGCCGCGCGCTACTCGGTGGCGCGCATGCTCGAGCGCGACGACTTCAAGAAGCGCTTCCGCGACGGGCGCACCATCGCGATCCACGAGTTCCTCTACCCGCTGCTGCAGGGCTACGACTCGGTGGCGCTCAAGGCGGACGTGGAGCTGGGCGGAACGGATCAGCTCTTCAACCTGCTCGTGGGCAGGACGCTGATGAAGGAGAGCGAGATGGAGCCGCAGATCGTCATGACCGGGCCCATCCTCGAGGGCCTCGACGCGAAGGCGGTCGACGGGAAGATCGAGGGGAACAAGATGTCCAAGAGCCTCGACAACTACGTGGGCGTCGACGAGCCGGCCGAGCAGATCTTCGGCAAGCTGATGAGCATCACGGACGACCTGATGTGGCGCTACTACGAGCTGCTGTCGGGCCGCTCGCTCGCAGAGGTGCAGCAGCTCAAGAGCGACGTGGCGAGCGGCAAGGCGCACCCCAAGGCCGCGAAGGTGGCCTTCGCGCAGGAGATCGCGAGCCGCTTCCAGGGCGCCGAGGCGGGCCGTAAGGCGGCCGAGGACTTCGAGAAGCGCTTCGCGGAGAAGAAGCTCGTGGTCGAGGACCTGCCGCTGGTGGAGGTGCCGCTCGCGGGCGCTGCGGCCATGGGCGTGGCGAAGGTCGCGACCGAGGCCAAGCTCACGGCGAGCGTCACCGAGGCGCGCAAGCTGATGGCCCAGGGCGGCGTGCGGGTGAACGGAGAGAAGGTCTCCGACCCGAAGGCGGAGCTGGGCCCCGGCGAGTACCTGGTGCAGGTGGGAAAGCTCAAGGCCGCCCGCGTCCGCATCGCGTAGTCGGCGTCGAGGGTGCCGGGCTCGCCACCGTGAGCCCGTGCGCACGCTACAGTGCGCCGCGATGCGCACCCTCGCTCTCGTCATGCTGCTGCCCCTGCTCGCCCTCGCGCAGGGGTCCACCTACCGCGCCTCCGCTGCTGGCACGGCCGTCACCGAGCCCGGCTCGAAGCGCGAGGCCTTCGCGGTAGCGCCCGGCCACACGTACCCACTGCTCAAGCGCGGCGGCCCCGGCGGCGCCTGGTGCAAGCTGCAGGGGCCCGGGGGAAGCGCAGGCTGGGTGTTGTGCGCCAGTGCTGCCACGTCGGCGGCCCCGCCCGCGGACGAGGCTCGCTCGAGCCCGTCAGCAGCCTCGTCACCGCAGCAGGCGCCTCCCGCGCGCGCGCCGACGGCAGGAGCGCCCCCGTCGGCCTCCGCGCCTCGTGCCGTGACAACGGTTGGCAACGCCCACGGCTGTGCCACCTCCTGCAGCCGGCACCTGTTCTCGCAGCCTCCTGCGCTCTCGGCGGCGGACCGGGAGATTCTGGGCCTGTGCCCCGCCCGGCCGGACGCCTCGGTCAGCGCCGAGGACGCGCGCCGCTTCTTCGCCGCCCACTACGACGACCCGCGCCTGCAGCGCGCCCTCTCCGCCGCGGGCCGCCCGGGTAACCGCGAGGCGAACGTGCAGTGGCTCACCTCGCTCTGGGTGGGCACTGGCCCGCGCAACGCGTTCACGCACGTGTTCTGCGGGGACGACTGGGGCCGCGAGCAGATCGGCGGGCTGCACTACCTGCCCCGCTACGCGCAGCTCGAGTCCGAGGGGAAGCTGTGCTTCGACGGTCCGGTGAGGGGCGGCGCACCGGTGCAGCGCGGCAGCTACCTCATCCGCTTCCACGCCGTGGCGCCGTGGTCCTGCGCGACGAAGCCGGTCGGCGGTTTTCCGCAGCAGTCGGATCCCGTACAGGTGGTGGCCATCGGGACGCGCGCCTTCGTGCGCTGCTGCGACCGAAGTGGACGCGAGGGCGGCGTGTACAGCGCGCCGGACCTCGGCGGCGGGGCGTGGCAGGTGTTCTGCGGAACGCGCAACGGGACCTACGGGATCGCGACGCTGTACCCCACGGACGCGCGGGCGACGTGCGGGGAGTGACGCAGCTTCGCCCCGCACCCTCACCCCGACCCTCTCCCAGGCGGAGAGGGAGGACGCTGCCTACGCGTGGACGGGGATGAGGACGCCCACGTACTCGGCCTCGGCGCGCTGCCGCTCGATGGGCGCCGAGGTCTTGTCGAAGGCGCCCAGCTCCCAGAGCTCCCCGCAGGTGGGGCACCAGTAGAGCGTGGCCATCGTCTCGGGGTGCGCGGCCAGCTCGCGCACGTGGCTCATCCGGATGCCCGCGAGTCCCTCGGCCTCCCGCTCCTCCGGCTTCACCTCGCAGCCCTCGCACGCCATGACGCACCTCCTCGGGACGCAGCGCGCTCGCCCGCGTGCCCGTCCCGGGAGGGTAAGCATCCTCAGGGGCGCGTGCCGACGCCCAGCGTGGCACCCGCCGAGTAGGCGTTGAACTCCGGCGCGTACATGGACTGCACCGTGGCGGGGCCCACCTTGAAGGTGCCCGCCATGTTCGCCCGCAGCCGGTACTTGAAGGTGTACTCGCCGGCCGGAAGCCACTCGAAGAAGAAGTTCGTCCCCGAGTCGCGCGTCTCCTCGTACCAGACGATGCCCAGGTCCCACTTGTGGCGGGACACCGCAGTCTCAGGCTCGAGGCCCGCGGCGCGCGGGTCGCGCAGGTGCACGTACTCGGCGGCGTGCTTCGCGCGCAGCGACAGCTGCACCTCCACCTCGTCTCCAGGCTCGAGCCGGGCCCCCTCCTCGAGCGGACGCAGCACGGCCTCCGTGCCCGAGCGCTCGCGCTTGAAGTAGCGGCGCGTCACCTGGAAGAAGTCGCCGCGCGCCTCCTCCGGCAGGCGCTCGGTGCTGAAGCTCCAGGTGGCCGAGGCGAAGGCGAGCCCCTTCGTCCCCTTCTCCACCACCACCCGGCTGTCCATGCCGGGCTTCAGCCGCTCGGCGGGCACCACCACCTGGTTCTTCTTGCCGGTGTACTGGTCCGGCTCGAAGACGAACTGGGTCGTCTGGCCGGCCACGCTCACGCGCGCCTCCTCGCGGATGCCGAGCGCCCCCTCCTTCTCGAGGTACTTCACCAGCGCGTAGATGACCTCGGCGGTGGCGCGGGTGCTCTTCCAGTGGTTGAGCTTCTTGTCGAGCAGGAGCCACTGCACGAGCCCGTCGCGGCGCGGGTCCTTCGGACGCAGCTCGCTCAGCGTCTGCAGCGCGATGGCGTGCGTCTCGGTGGTGTCGTTGTACCAGAGCCAGCCGCGGTCCTCGGGCGCCCAGAAGGTCCCCAGCTCCTCGGTGGTCTTCGCCGAGTCCATCACGCTGTCCCAGACGAGCTGCGCGTCCTTCGTGCGGCCCGCGCGGTGGAGCGTGAGCGCGAGGTAGCCCTTGAGGTAGGGCGAGTGCTGCTTCCAGTGCTTGAAGCTGAAGGCGAGCATCTGCTCGCGCTCCTTCGCCGTGAGCGCATCGCCCGTGTAGGACGGGTCCGGGTAGGTCGAGGCCACGTAGTTGAGGAAGGTGACGAACTCCCAACCCGTGTCCTGCTTCGCGAGCTTGCCGGCGTACTGCTCGCGGTAGTGGCGCGCGAGGTAGGCCCAGGCGCGCTGGGTGACGTCGCGGGGCACCTGCACGCCGTGCTCCGCGGCGCGCGCGAGCCCGTGCACGATGTAGAGCGTCATGTACGGGGACGGAGGCCCGCCCGCCCACCACGGGAAGCCGCCGCTGGAGGTCTGGGCCTTCTGCAGCTTCGCGAGCGCGCTGTCGCGCTCGGCCTTCGCGACGCGCGGGTCCAGCACCTTCACCAGAGGCGCGCCCGGGTCACGGCCGCCCTGCGCCTCCTGCAGCCACGGCGTCTCCTCGAGCGCCATCTTGCGGTTCGGGTCCGCGGCGTCCCAGGTCTCGAGGCGCGTGTCGCGCGTGCTCAGCTCCTTCGCCATCCGCGCCACGGCCGGGTAGTGGTCGAAGAGGCTGGTGACGATGCCGGTGGAGACGAAGCGGTTGAGGGTCTGCTCCGTGCACTCGTACGGGTAGTTCACGAGGTAGGGCAGCGCCTGCAACACCGAGTAGAAGAGCTGCGCGTCCACCGTCACCACGAGCTGCTCGTCGATGCGGGTGGGATCATCCGTGCGCTCGAGATCCGCGAAGCGCATCTCCTTGCGGTCCGCGTTGCGCAGGGTGACGAAGCGGCTCTGCTGCAGGTGCATGCGCCCGGGCAGCACCGGCAGCGGGCGGAGCTCTCCGTCGCTGAAGGCGCCCGCGGTGGCCGTCACCTTGAAGGCCACCGTGCCCACCCGGCGCGGCGCGGTGAGCGGGAAGCGCAGGGACGTCCCCTTCCCCGCCGCGACGGTGAAGGGCTGCGTGAGGGCGCGCAGGCCGAAGTCCTGCGCGACGCTCACGTTGCGCTCCGGGTCCAGCACCTCCAGCTGCAGCGTGCCGCTCATGGCGCTGCTGCCCGCGTTGTTGACGACCACCTCGAGCACCGCCTGGTCTCCCTCGCGCAGGAAGCGAGGGAGGTAGGGGCGCACCATCAGCTCCTTCACGCTCTGCGCCTTGCGATTGACGGAGCCCCCCTGGAAGTCACGCGTGAGCGCGTGCACCCAGACACTCCAGGCCGTGACCGAGTCCGGCACCGTGAACTCGAGCGTGGCCGAGCCGTCCTTGTCGGTGAGCAGCTGCGGCACCCAGAACGCCGTCTCCGCGAAGTTGCTGCGCAGCTCGGGCGCCGGAGCGGGCGCGAGGGCCTCCTGCACCGACGCCTGCTTCAGCTGGGACTTGTCCTCCATCGCGTTCTCTGCGGACGTGGAGCGCGCGACCTTCGCCGGTGACGGCGGTGGAGGGGGCGGTGCGCCGGCCATCATCGGTTCCGCCATGACCCTCCCGTAGGCGCGACGTCCCGGGCCCCCGATGCCGTAGTTCTCGAAGAAGCGCAGGGTGTCTCCCTCGGGCATCGACCAGCCCTCGGGCGAGGACTCCGGCCCCCGGATCCACATCGCATTGGCCTGGCCCAGGGACACGCGCGTGTCCGAGCCCTGGCCGCGCTGCGGGTAGTACGCGAGCGGCGACGGCGGCGAGTGCTGGGCGAAGAGGTCCAGCGACTGATCGTACATGTACGCGAGCAGCTCGGCCGCGCCGGCGCCCACCTTCGCGCCGTCGGGCCCGCGCACCGTCACCCGCCAGGTCTCCTTGCTCCCCGGGCGCAGCTTGTCGCGGAAGGTGGCGAACTCCACCTTCAGCTCCTTGTCGTCGTAGGGCACGAGCACCGTCTCGCTGAAGCGCATCGCCTGGTAGTCACGCACGGCGGTGACGCTCACGGTGAAGCCGCCGCGCAGGGCCTCGGTGACGGGCAGCTCCACCAGGGGCTGGCCCGCCTTGCCGAGCACGGTGCGCCGCTCCACGACGCGCCCTGCCTGCATCACCTCGAGGAACAGGGGCTGTCCCTCGAAGCCCGAGAGCGCGAGCACGCGGGCGCGATCTCCGACCTTCAGAGCGGTGCGCTCGAGCTGCATCAGCGCGGGGAGCCCCACGCCCGCGTCCTTGCCCGCGACGAGGTACTCGCGGCTCACCGTGAAGCGCGCGCCGAAGGCATCCTTCGTCTCGTAGGTGAGCCGGTACGCGCCGCTCGGCAGCGTGGGCAGCTCCAGCGTGGCAACGCCCTGCGCGTCGTGCGTCACGTCTCCGTGCGCGAGCTCCTTCCCGGCCGCCCAGCGGCGCAGCGTGGCGATCGGATCGTAGTCCGTCGTCCAGCGCGGGCGCAGCGAGTCCCCAGGCGTCGTCGCGCGCGGCTCACCGCCCGGGACCACCGGGGGAGGCTCGACGGGCTCCTCCGCAGGGAGCAGCGGCGTCGCAGGTGCCGTGAGTCGAGAGAGGGTCCAGTGCCCCGCGCCCGGGCGCGGAGAGCCATCCAGGTCCGAGCGCAGGAGGCGCAGCTGCCCGCGCTCTCCCTCGCGAAGGAAGGCCACGTCGCTGTCCACGCGCGCCTCCACCGCCACGAAGCCGAGGCGGAAGATGCGCTCGGCGGAGCGCGTCTCGCCGCCCTCGTCGGTCACGTCCGCATCCAGGCGGTAACGGTAGGTGACGTCCTTCGCGCTTGCCTGGCGCACGTCCGCCTCGGGCGTGAAGTCCACCGGGAAGGAGCCGTCCGCCCCGAGCGAGGCGCTGCCCGTGGCGACCACCTCCCCCGTCCCGCCGACCTTGTCCGAGCGGTAGTAACCCCACCACGGCAGCACCGGCACGCGCGTGACGCGCCAGCGCACCGCGCCGCTCGCCACGGGCAGCCCGAAGTAGTAGCGGGCCTCGCCGCGGAAGTGCGCGATGCGGTTGAGGCGCAGCGGCTCGGTGGGCGCGGCGAGCGTCACCTCGAAGGTGGGCCGCTTGTACTCCTCCACGCGCACGGGCGCGGCGCCGCCCACGCTGGTCTGCACGCGCCAGGCCCCCAGCAGACGCCCCGTGGGCACGGTGAACTCACCTGCCGCCGAGCCGAAGGCATTGGTGGTGACCGTGCGCGTCTCCACCGTCTGGTTGTTCGGGTCCATCAGCGACACGGTGAGCGTGCGCTGCGCCACGGTGCGGTAGCGCGCCTGGTCGCCGCGGCCCTCGAAGAGCACCGCCTTCCAGAGCACCCGCTGCTGGGGCCGGTACACGCTGCGGTCGGTGAACACGAGCGCCTGGGTCGTGGTGCCTGGGAGGCCCCGCTCGTAGAGGGTGTACGTGCCGGGATCCAGCTCGGCCTCGCGCCCGCGCCCCGCGACGAGGAAGAGGCCGCGGTTTCGCAGCGAGGCATCCGCGAGGAAGGTGAGCTCGCCCTGCGCATCGCTCTTCTGCGACTGTGCCTCGTGGTGGTGGCGCTGGTAGTCCGCAACCACCAGGCGCACCTCCACGCCGGGAGCGGGCTTGCCCGTCTCGCCCTCGAGCACCCGCACCGCGATGCGCTCGCCCTGCTCCTCGTGGCTCACCAGCACCCAGCGGCCCACGGTGAAGAAGCTCCCCAGGACCGGGTTCTGCGCTGCGCGGAAGTCCTCGCGGGCGGAGGCCACCAGCAGGTACATGCCGGGCCCGAGCTTCGGAGGGACGACGAAGGTGCGGTGCGAGCGCAGGTCCGGCGTGCTGGGCAGCGCCTGGCGCCACTGCGCCGCAGGGGCGCTCGCGGCCATCAACCGCTGCAGGTCCTCACCGTAGGGCAGCAGGTTGTAGTCGTCCGCCTGGCGCAGCCGCGCCTCAAGGTCGAAGGCGTAGGTGCGGAAGAAGACCGCCGGGAGGTTGCGGTGCGTGACCTCCACCGAGCGCTTGCCCTGGCCGTCCACCACCATGGTGGAGAGGGAGAAGTCCGGGGCCTCGAGCTCTCGCACCAGCGCGGCGCAGCGCTTCGCACCCTCGCTCTTCGGGAAGGCCGCGAGCCCCTCGCGCGCGTGGGCCCGCGCCCTCACGGGCTGGTCCGCCTCGCGCTCCTGCTGGGCGAGCTGTCCCAGTCCCATCGCGCTCCAGGGCAGCGCCTTGTCCTTCAGGAGCCGCGCCTCGAGGTGGCGGCGCAGGCCGGCGCGGTCGTCCTGCTCGGTGAGGCTGTCGTGCAGGCGCGCCTCGCGGGTGAGCGCAGCCTCCAGCGCCGCCTCCTTGCGCCCGGCACCGGCGTGCCACGCCTCGAGGTCACCCAGCAGCGAGGCGAGCTTGAGCAGCGGGTGTACCGCCGGGTCCACGAGGTCCACCTGCGGCGTGCCCTCGAGCAGCGCGGGCAGGGACAGCCGGTGCACGCCGCTCGCGTGCTCGGGGCGCCAGGCGGAGCTGTCGGCGAGCTGCGCCACCCAGAGGTACGTCACGGCATCGCGCAGCGTGCCGCGGATGCCGGGCGGATAGGTGTTGGGCCGCACGTAGCGCTCGAGCACCGTCACGGGCTCGGTGCCCAGCGCCTCGCGCCCCTTCCACACCTCGAAGAAGGCGCGCTGCGCTTCGGTGTCCAGCTGCTCGCGCGTCCAGGACTTCAGGTCCACCGGCCCGCTCGAGGCCACGCGCTCGCGCTGCTGGATCTCCCAGCCGTACGCCTGCGCGTACTGCACGAGGCTCGAGGCGTAGAAGAGCTGCAGGGCGGCGCGGTGCACGGCGCCCTTGGGCCAGG
Encoded here:
- a CDS encoding alpha-2-macroglobulin; translated protein: MPLASRLLTLLLLALFVLPLAAAAQGRLPSWKQIDGLIDEQKFEEAARATEARLAAARKGPDEAEWTRALIQTVQLRIGLHGYETAVRFLREEPWPKGAVHRAALQLFYASSLVQYAQAYGWEIQQRERVASSGPVDLKSWTREQLDTEAQRAFFEVWKGREALGTEPVTVLERYVRPNTYPPGIRGTLRDAVTYLWVAQLADSSAWRPEHASGVHRLSLPALLEGTPQVDLVDPAVHPLLKLASLLGDLEAWHAGAGRKEAALEAALTREARLHDSLTEQDDRAGLRRHLEARLLKDKALPWSAMGLGQLAQQEREADQPVRARAHAREGLAAFPKSEGAKRCAALVRELEAPDFSLSTMVVDGQGKRSVEVTHRNLPAVFFRTYAFDLEARLRQADDYNLLPYGEDLQRLMAASAPAAQWRQALPSTPDLRSHRTFVVPPKLGPGMYLLVASAREDFRAAQNPVLGSFFTVGRWVLVSHEEQGERIAVRVLEGETGKPAPGVEVRLVVADYQRHHHEAQSQKSDAQGELTFLADASLRNRGLFLVAGRGREAELDPGTYTLYERGLPGTTTQALVFTDRSVYRPQQRVLWKAVLFEGRGDQARYRTVAQRTLTVSLMDPNNQTVETRTVTTNAFGSAAGEFTVPTGRLLGAWRVQTSVGGAAPVRVEEYKRPTFEVTLAAPTEPLRLNRIAHFRGEARYYFGLPVASGAVRWRVTRVPVLPWWGYYRSDKVGGTGEVVATGSASLGADGSFPVDFTPEADVRQASAKDVTYRYRLDADVTDEGGETRSAERIFRLGFVAVEARVDSDVAFLREGERGQLRLLRSDLDGSPRPGAGHWTLSRLTAPATPLLPAEEPVEPPPVVPGGEPRATTPGDSLRPRWTTDYDPIATLRRWAAGKELAHGDVTHDAQGVATLELPTLPSGAYRLTYETKDAFGARFTVSREYLVAGKDAGVGLPALMQLERTALKVGDRARVLALSGFEGQPLFLEVMQAGRVVERRTVLGKAGQPLVELPVTEALRGGFTVSVTAVRDYQAMRFSETVLVPYDDKELKVEFATFRDKLRPGSKETWRVTVRGPDGAKVGAGAAELLAYMYDQSLDLFAQHSPPSPLAYYPQRGQGSDTRVSLGQANAMWIRGPESSPEGWSMPEGDTLRFFENYGIGGPGRRAYGRVMAEPMMAGAPPPPPPSPAKVARSTSAENAMEDKSQLKQASVQEALAPAPAPELRSNFAETAFWVPQLLTDKDGSATLEFTVPDSVTAWSVWVHALTRDFQGGSVNRKAQSVKELMVRPYLPRFLREGDQAVLEVVVNNAGSSAMSGTLQLEVLDPERNVSVAQDFGLRALTQPFTVAAGKGTSLRFPLTAPRRVGTVAFKVTATAGAFSDGELRPLPVLPGRMHLQQSRFVTLRNADRKEMRFADLERTDDPTRIDEQLVVTVDAQLFYSVLQALPYLVNYPYECTEQTLNRFVSTGIVTSLFDHYPAVARMAKELSTRDTRLETWDAADPNRKMALEETPWLQEAQGGRDPGAPLVKVLDPRVAKAERDSALAKLQKAQTSSGGFPWWAGGPPSPYMTLYIVHGLARAAEHGVQVPRDVTQRAWAYLARHYREQYAGKLAKQDTGWEFVTFLNYVASTYPDPSYTGDALTAKEREQMLAFSFKHWKQHSPYLKGYLALTLHRAGRTKDAQLVWDSVMDSAKTTEELGTFWAPEDRGWLWYNDTTETHAIALQTLSELRPKDPRRDGLVQWLLLDKKLNHWKSTRATAEVIYALVKYLEKEGALGIREEARVSVAGQTTQFVFEPDQYTGKKNQVVVPAERLKPGMDSRVVVEKGTKGLAFASATWSFSTERLPEEARGDFFQVTRRYFKRERSGTEAVLRPLEEGARLEPGDEVEVQLSLRAKHAAEYVHLRDPRAAGLEPETAVSRHKWDLGIVWYEETRDSGTNFFFEWLPAGEYTFKYRLRANMAGTFKVGPATVQSMYAPEFNAYSAGATLGVGTRP